One Nitrosopumilus piranensis genomic region harbors:
- a CDS encoding SRPBCC family protein, which translates to MSQEQIFAISTDVKNFHLIMPDYFKSLDIIKQNNNEKIVYEKISFLGIPMKIKTRHVIKHPNIHEVHIFSGPTKGTRFIESYVKSGNGTIVTIDVHLNFNGILKLFSFLKSFVAKKMSQTMDDFIISAEKFHLSGTIQS; encoded by the coding sequence AGTACTGATGTGAAAAACTTTCATCTAATAATGCCTGATTATTTTAAATCTTTAGATATAATTAAACAAAACAATAATGAGAAAATTGTTTATGAGAAAATTTCATTTCTAGGAATTCCTATGAAAATTAAAACTAGACATGTTATTAAACATCCAAACATCCATGAAGTTCATATCTTCTCAGGCCCAACAAAAGGAACTAGATTTATAGAATCCTATGTTAAATCTGGTAATGGCACAATTGTTACTATTGATGTTCATTTGAACTTTAATGGGATTTTAAAATTATTTTCGTTTCTCAAAAGTTTTGTTGCAAAAAAAATGAGTCAGACCATGGATGACTTTATCATATCTGCTGAAAAATTTCATTTATCTGGTACAATTCAAAGTTAG
- a CDS encoding phytoene desaturase family protein has protein sequence MKSSVIVIGAGVGGLTTGALLAKEGYSVHILEKSSKLGGRTASLVYKNHILDNGFHIMPFYKKSAIFSVLKKIGIDSRLKLATVNNIAFHSDSGFHKYPKGMLDLLQLSLIPLKSRIRLLKLLLPMAFTSIEKTEEWDEKSLTDITEKLDSDTKAFFEAVCMLAFADTADHISLGEFARTIIRANPFKGGTSEFAYPDEGGYDSISQVLGDYILEQNGIIETNQSVKKVVIENSKAIGVITGNEKFYPADCVVISYPAYMALNQLFDDGVIDRKFIEKINRLDKKTAVVEVHFALNSKIDNKQVVFPVGNHYTTKGIFFISNITPTVSPHGEHLIIAGTPVNPSVADNSEKIRDIVSTMKKEISSIYPNFTSSLLWERPMAWKLVESVVKEPGMVWKSKMPHQIPDIEGLFFVGDSTISYGIGTDSAAHSSILCYPKIESFLKT, from the coding sequence ATGAAGAGCAGTGTTATTGTTATCGGTGCTGGTGTTGGAGGTTTGACAACCGGTGCTTTGCTTGCCAAAGAAGGTTATTCAGTACATATTCTTGAGAAATCATCAAAATTAGGTGGTAGAACTGCTTCTTTAGTATACAAAAATCACATCCTGGATAATGGTTTTCACATCATGCCTTTTTACAAAAAATCTGCAATTTTTAGCGTTTTGAAAAAAATTGGAATTGACTCTAGACTAAAACTTGCCACTGTCAATAACATTGCTTTTCATTCTGATTCTGGCTTTCACAAATATCCTAAGGGTATGCTAGATTTACTCCAACTATCTTTAATTCCGCTAAAAAGTAGAATTCGTTTATTGAAGTTATTATTACCTATGGCATTTACTTCAATTGAAAAAACTGAAGAATGGGATGAAAAGTCTTTAACCGATATTACTGAAAAACTTGATTCTGATACCAAAGCATTTTTTGAGGCAGTCTGTATGTTAGCATTTGCTGATACTGCTGATCACATTTCGTTAGGTGAATTCGCAAGAACAATAATTCGAGCGAATCCATTCAAAGGCGGAACTAGTGAATTTGCTTACCCCGATGAAGGTGGGTATGATTCTATTTCTCAAGTTTTAGGTGATTATATTTTGGAGCAAAACGGAATAATTGAAACAAATCAATCTGTCAAAAAAGTTGTCATTGAAAATTCCAAAGCCATTGGTGTAATTACAGGTAATGAAAAATTTTATCCTGCTGATTGTGTTGTCATTTCGTATCCTGCCTATATGGCTTTAAATCAATTATTTGATGATGGTGTAATTGATAGGAAGTTTATTGAAAAAATTAATCGCCTAGATAAAAAAACTGCTGTCGTTGAAGTTCATTTTGCATTAAATTCAAAAATTGATAATAAGCAAGTTGTATTTCCTGTAGGTAACCACTATACAACTAAAGGGATATTTTTTATTTCAAATATTACTCCAACTGTATCTCCCCACGGGGAACATTTGATTATTGCAGGAACTCCTGTAAATCCTTCTGTGGCAGATAACTCTGAAAAAATTAGAGATATTGTAAGTACTATGAAAAAAGAAATCTCTTCAATTTATCCTAATTTTACCTCTTCATTATTATGGGAGCGACCAATGGCTTGGAAATTAGTCGAATCTGTTGTAAAAGAACCTGGAATGGTCTGGAAATCCAAAATGCCCCATCAAATACCTGACATAGAAGGGCTATTTTTTGTGGGTGACTCAACAATTAGTTATGGAATTGGGACTGATTCTGCAGCACACAGCTCAATTCTATGTTATCCAAAAATTGAATCATTTCTTAAGACTTAA
- a CDS encoding cobalamin B12-binding domain-containing protein: MVYIRAKKVKSDQYLYLVKSVWDSKKSTSKQEIVKYLGKASDVVKDDIPVDYRNDPKVLSVLASYNPKDVKKREDATKKSKQQLYKKLTEGNIHDSVKTYDEYTKIFNAPDFFDKILKPTMYRIGDEWATGKISIATEHVASNVAQTLVKIIMDKITGSANKKKILICIPQGEEHHLGCDVLETYLSIKGFKIYNMGVSMPTESILNFIDNNKPDIVMISITLEDNLSAGQRLVKKIKDHINIPVLIGGYALRGEKIPKFAGEVIPDCGLEQVPKILRKI; this comes from the coding sequence ATGGTTTACATCAGAGCCAAGAAAGTAAAATCAGATCAATATTTGTATCTGGTAAAAAGCGTATGGGATTCTAAAAAAAGTACTTCAAAACAAGAAATTGTAAAGTATCTTGGAAAGGCATCAGATGTAGTGAAAGACGACATTCCAGTAGATTATAGAAATGATCCAAAGGTATTATCAGTATTAGCATCATACAATCCAAAAGATGTCAAAAAAAGAGAAGACGCCACAAAAAAATCAAAACAACAATTATACAAAAAATTAACAGAGGGAAATATTCATGACTCTGTAAAAACATATGATGAGTACACTAAAATTTTTAATGCACCAGATTTTTTTGATAAAATTTTAAAACCTACAATGTACAGAATTGGAGATGAGTGGGCAACTGGAAAAATCAGTATAGCCACAGAACACGTAGCAAGCAATGTTGCACAGACATTAGTAAAAATTATCATGGATAAAATTACGGGTTCAGCCAATAAGAAAAAAATTCTCATTTGCATACCACAAGGGGAAGAGCATCACCTTGGTTGTGATGTTCTAGAGACCTATCTATCAATTAAGGGATTTAAAATTTACAATATGGGAGTATCAATGCCAACTGAATCAATTCTTAACTTTATTGACAATAATAAACCAGACATAGTTATGATATCAATTACACTTGAAGATAATCTTTCAGCAGGTCAAAGACTTGTTAAAAAAATTAAGGATCACATAAACATACCAGTTTTGATTGGAGGGTACGCACTTAGAGGCGAAAAAATTCCTAAATTTGCAGGAGAAGTAATTCCAGATTGTGGCCTTGAACAAGTCCCAAAAATTCTAAGAAAAATATAG